CTACCAAGGTAACAATATCCGCTGCTCTGGCATTTCCCCTGTTTTCTATGAAATTCGCGTGGTGCAAGGACACCACTGCGTCGCCACATCGCATTCCCTTGCATCCTGCCCGATCAAGCAACTCTCCTGCAAATTCTCCGGGGGGATTCTTGAACACGCATCCCGCCGTTCTCACATTACGCGGCTGCCCACGACGTGCGTTCGCGTAATGAAGGACGTTCCTTCGTATCGTCTCCTGATCGCTCTTACGAAGGAGTATGCCGCATCGAGAAATCACACGCAACGAATCCGAGAGACCACAAAAACGATACGCCCAGGCAATCTCTTTTCCCTCGTAGCGAATTCGTTCTCCGTTCGATTCGATTGTCTCCACCCATTGAACGAGTTCACCGATGTAACGCTCTCGGGAACCCGCATTCCCCATAAGTGCTCCCCCTATTGTACCGGGGATTCCCGTAAGAAACTCGCCTCCACCCAACTCTTTTCGGTAGGATTCACTCAGCCAGCGAGAGAGCAAAACCCCTGCACCCAAAACACATTCCACATACCCGTTCCCTTTTTCCTGGAAAAGGACGGAATCAAGTCCTCGAGTGTAAAGAACAAGCCCCTCTAACCCCTTGTCCGGTATGAGTACATTGCTTCCTCCACCAAGAATCCACAGAGGAAATTCATGTTCACTTCTAATCTTCAAGATCAGGGCAAGAGACTTTTCTTCCCTCGGACAACAAAAGAACTCTGCTGCCCCACCCACTTTCCATGTGGTATAGGCTCCGAGCCCCTCATTTCTTCGAAAGACGGCGCCGAACTCTCGCTCAAGCACCGACGACCATTGCATTCTCGAAGACTCCCTCCCGTAACGCTTGCAAGAGTCTCGGACCGAGAAGACATACGTTCCCGGCGCCTATGGTCAAAATAACATCGCCACTGCGGACAAGTGAAGTGATCTGTTTTTGTACGTCCTTCATGTTTTGACAAAAATGGCAGACATGTCCCTCACGTTCCATCGCATCGGCGATAAGAGCTGAGGAAACGCTATCCGTCTGTTCTTCGTCCGCAGGGTAGATGGGAAGAAGAAAGACCTCGTCTGCAAGAGGAAGAACTTTGGCAAAATCGCCGAACATCGCAGCTGTACGGGTATATCGGTGAGGCTGAAATATCGCAATGAGACGATGACCAGGGAAAATATTCCGAACCGCCCGGAGAGTAGCAGCTATCTCGTTCGGGTGATGGCCGTAATCGTCGTAGATCTGCACATCTCCGATGCTCCCCACATACTGCAATCGTCGCTTGGCACCCCGAAAGACGCGCAGTGCCTTTTTCGTCACAGCAAAGGAAATCCCCAAAGCATCGGCAACCGCACATGCAGCAAGGGCATTCAGAACATTATGCTCTCCCGAAAGACCCAAAATGATATCCCCCATGGGGATCCCGTTCTTATGCGCAACAAAGGAAACACCTCCACCCTGTATGTGGTGGACATGAGTGGCTCCCCAATTCCATCCCTTTCCCCATCCGTATGTAAGGATGTTCTTCCCTTTTATGTGCGGGAGAATAGCTGCCACGCCAGGATCCTCGGCACAAAGAACGGAAATGCCTTCCGGCTTGACATGCCCGAGAAAACGAACGAAGGCATCCTTGACGCTGTCCAAATTTGGATAGTGGTCCACATGATCCCAGTCCACATTCGTCACAACAGCCATTTGGCAATGAAAAAGCTCGAAGGAACCGTCGCTTTCATCGAGTTCCGCTACCATACAAGCTCCATCACCGAGCTTCGCATTGCCTCCGATATCACAGAGTTCACCTCCAATGGCGAGCGTAGGTGAGAGGTCTGCCGTCTCGAGAATCAAGCCTATCATCGAAGACGTCGTTGTCTTACCGTGTGTACCCGCGATACCGATTCCTTTCCTTTCATTGAAAAGCAGACTGAGAATTTCCGCTCGCCGCGCAACGGCGATGCCTCGTTCTCGAGCTGTAAGCAGTTCGAGGTTCGTGGGAGCAATAGCGCTGCTATATACCAGAAGCTCCACGCCGTAATTTTCCAGATGGTCTGCGGAATGTCCGAGAGAAACGGGAATTCCTCTCTCAAGAACCCTCTCCACATACGACGTGGACGTCACATCACATCCGCTCACGGCAAATCCCATCTCATGGAGAAGCCGAGCGAGACCACTCATTCCAGCACCACCAATGCCCATGAGGTGCACGTTATGAAGGCTCTTGAGCATGAGTCCTTGTCCTTCCATTCGGGACATCTCCCTTCATGGTCAACGCGATCACTTTTTCGTAAAGATGTTCACAAATTGTCTCTGATTCGGATGAAGTCGTATCATTGAAGCTTCTGGTTCGATCGTGCACCATTTTCACTACGTGAAGAAGTGCCGCGACAAGGGCAGCCATGGATTCATTTTCTCGCCAGAGCACCCCTCCACCGGCATCCACAAAGGCTCGAGCATTCCACAATTGATGCGCATCACTCGCATGTTCCCAAGGAACGACCACACAGGGAATATGCTGATCTTTCATTTCCGCTAACGTGGAAGCGCCTCCTCGAACAACGGCGACAGTAGCAAGCGAGTAAAATGGCGACGGATCCCAGCGCTGAGAAACAAAAACACAGTTTTCAGCCACCCGTGGCAAGTTTTCGCCTTTCGTGACGAAAAGGAATGTCCATTCGCGAAAAAGGGGCAACTGTGCTATATCTCGCACCACCTGCTCCAATTTCCGGCTTCCCAGCGATCCTCCAAAAATGAGGATCGTCGGTCCCTCCCGAAAAACCACACCGCGCACAAGTGTATTCCATGCCTCGGAATTTTGCAAATGCCGAAACCGCCGCACCGGAATGCCGACATGCGTAAAAAAATCTCTCGACAACGGAGAACACGAAGACCATCCACTCAGCACGGGAACCCGAAAAAAAGCCGCCAGGCGAGTGACTTTTCCCGCATAGGCGTTCTGTTCATGAATTGCCACAGGGACACGACACAGAAGAGATGCGAGGAGCATGGGAAAACTCACATATCCACCAAAAAGCAACACCGCGCCGAAATGACGCTCCTTGAGCAATTTTATGGATGTTTTTATCGCTCCTCCCAAAGCATACCATCTTTGAAGGAGATTGGTTGCAGAGAAATCCAGCGGTGAACCAACCATATTTAGAGAGAGATAGGGGACGCCGCACGCTTGAAAAATCTCTCGCTCCAATTGCCGTTGTCCGGAAAGAAATACCGGCTGGTGTCCTTTGCACTTTCTTTCCATCCACTCCCCAAAGGCAATCGCGGGCCAGAGGTGTCCCCCGGTTCCTCCAGAGACGAGAAGAAAAGGCATGCGCTCTTTCACGTGCTGTGTCACGACCGGCTCTCCCTGGCCAGACGCAAGATAATGCCCGTCCGCATCCAGGCCATTACCAAGGCACTTCCTCCGTAGCTGACAAAGGGAAGTGGTATCCCTGTCAACGGGATAACCTTGGTAACACCACCTACATTGATGAGAAGAGGGAGCACAATGGAAAGCACCATTCCCCACAACAATGAGCGTTCAAAGCCCCGCGGAAAGAGAATGTACACTGACCACGCTCTCCAAATCCATAAAAAGAACAGAAAGAGGACAAAAAGCGTTCCGAACAGTCCCAGTTCTTCGCCTATGGCAGCAAAAATAAAATCTGTATGTGCCGCCGGAAGATACTGCAGTTTCTGAAGGCCATGCCCGACCCCCAAACCCCACAAGTTTCCGTTGGCAAAGGCAATCAATCCCTGAATGACTTGAAACCCTGTGTTTAAAGGATCTGACCAGGGATCGACAAGTGCAAGAATGCGTCGCATTCGATACTCCTTGAAAAGGATGAGAGGAGCAACAGCCAAGAGGGACAGAGCACCCGTACAAAGAGGATAAAGCCAACCCCAAGCCTCAACGAAAAGTCCCATGGCCAGCACGAGTAAGAGAAGAGTTCCTCCCATATCAGGCTGCAGAAGCACCAAGGGAAGAGTGAGGAGAACCACTCCCATGCAGCGTCGAAAAGCTTCGCTTCGCTCCTGTCCCTCTCCTGTAATTTTTTTCGCCACGTGAATCACAAGAGTAAAGGCGAGAAGTTCCGATGTCTGAATGGGCAATGACCCGAGCCGAAACCATCTCCGAGCTCCACCGACAGTCGCGCCGAAAGGCGTAAAAAGCGTGAGAAGAGCCAACACGAGCGCCAATATCCACAATAGTCCGCTCGTTCTGTACCAGAATCCTATAGGAATGGCATATCCACAGACCATGGCACCCAAAGCGATGAAAAGCCAAACAACCTGTTTGGCTCCGAGAGCATAGGGGCTTCCGTAAACATCAATGGCAGCTCCGCTGGACGAGGACGCGATCATCACGATCCCGATACCGCAGAGAAGCATCGGAATAAGCCATAGGAGAGGCTCGCGGAGCTTTTCGATGACACCCTCATTCTGTTGGGCCGAGAACACTTGAGTATCCATCTTCGTCACGTCCGGGCCTGAAAACCTTGAACTATACGACGAAAATGCTCTCCCCGTTCTTTGTAGTTGCTATACGCATCCCAACTCGTGCAAGCGGGAGAGAGGAGAACCATCATTCCCGGTCTGGCGAGGGACCTCGAAATCATCAGGGCCGCTTCCATATCAGCCGCCCGCTCATATTTGTCATACCCCACCTCGTCAAGTGCACGGCAGATATGTTCCCTTTCGCTACCCATCACCACTGCTCGTTCGGCATGGTCTCGTACCGCCTCGGCAAGTCCGCCATACGATTCTCCTTTACCCTGCCCGCCTAAAATGACGATTTTCGGTTTTTCGAGCGAAGTCAGAGCAGTAACTGTAGCAGCCACATTTGTTCCCTTGGAGTCATCCACGTATTCAACACCATCAATGGTTGCAATAATTTCGCATCGATGCGGCAAAGAGCGAAATGTCTTCAACCCTTCCGTCAAGCACTCGGGACACTCCCCCAAGAGAACTGCCGCTGCCATGGCCATGGCGGCATTTTCCGCATTGTGTTTTCCTGGAATAGGCACTATTCGCCGATCAAAAAGAAACATTCTCTCGTCACCCTGGCGCAAAAAACAGGACTCCTTCTCGAAAAAGACCACTCGTTCGAGTTCCTTCGAATCCTCCCAGGCGAAGGGCACTGTCGGCATCCTCTCGTGAGTCCTGTAGAGAACCCGTTCCCGCTCCTGCCCGATTAAAGCTCCACCGTCGGTGAGGAGATCGAAAAGGCGGAACTTCGCTTGCACATACTTTTCAAAGGAACCGTGCCAATCCAAATGGTCCGGATCAAGATTCGTAATGATACCAAGATGAACAGCGATATTTTTTGTCCAGTGAAGTTGAAAACTGCTCAATTCCATGACGACATCGTCGTACTCGACATCCGCGATATCACCAAGGGGAAGGCCGATATTGCCCGCCACAACAACATTTCGGCCCACACCCCGAAGGAGATGTCCCAAAAGGGATACCGTAGTACTCTTTCCGTTGCTCCCTGTGATAGCGACAAGACGCCCCCGAAGAAAAGGAGCCACCGCATCAAGCTCTCCAGTCACCCTTATATTCAATGAAAGCGCATGCTCCACCAAAGGTGCTTTTGGCGAAACACCCGAGCTGAGAAGTAATTCGTCACAAGCACAGGCTCGTTCGGAATGTCCCTCTTCCCACGATATTCCCTCGCGGAAGAAGAGAGCTTTTGTCGACTCCGAGAGTGTTTTCTGCTCCGTAACGAACACCTGTGCTCCTTTTCGTCGGGCAAAACACGCCAACGACACCCCGCTGACGCCCGCTCCCAAAACCGTTATCCTTTTGCCTGCAAACCTTTCCAACACCGCCACCGTCTCCTTGCCACTCCATTTTCATCAAAAAGTCATCAAAAAAAGAAGAATTTCAACAACACAAACGTTGCAAGCATACCACACGCATGAACAATCCAGAAACGAGCTACGATTTGTGTCTCACTCCAACCCACTAGTTCAAAGTGATGGTGTAATGGACTCATGAGAAAAATCCGCCTCCGGAAACCCCTGATCGCTAGTATTTGCAGAATCACCGAGATGATCTCGACCAAAAAGAGAAACGACAGTGAAACAACAAGAATGGGAGTACCCGAGAAAATAGCCGTGCTCATGAGCAATCCGCCAAAGAAATGAGCTCCCACATCCCCCATGAAGA
Above is a genomic segment from Aminiphilus circumscriptus DSM 16581 containing:
- the murB gene encoding UDP-N-acetylmuramate dehydrogenase, which encodes MQWSSVLEREFGAVFRRNEGLGAYTTWKVGGAAEFFCCPREEKSLALILKIRSEHEFPLWILGGGSNVLIPDKGLEGLVLYTRGLDSVLFQEKGNGYVECVLGAGVLLSRWLSESYRKELGGGEFLTGIPGTIGGALMGNAGSRERYIGELVQWVETIESNGERIRYEGKEIAWAYRFCGLSDSLRVISRCGILLRKSDQETIRRNVLHYANARRGQPRNVRTAGCVFKNPPGEFAGELLDRAGCKGMRCGDAVVSLHHANFIENRGNARAADIVTLVEECRHHVYQVYGILLEPEVRLLGDEWGFLAKD
- the murC gene encoding UDP-N-acetylmuramate--L-alanine ligase — encoded protein: MGIGGAGMSGLARLLHEMGFAVSGCDVTSTSYVERVLERGIPVSLGHSADHLENYGVELLVYSSAIAPTNLELLTARERGIAVARRAEILSLLFNERKGIGIAGTHGKTTTSSMIGLILETADLSPTLAIGGELCDIGGNAKLGDGACMVAELDESDGSFELFHCQMAVVTNVDWDHVDHYPNLDSVKDAFVRFLGHVKPEGISVLCAEDPGVAAILPHIKGKNILTYGWGKGWNWGATHVHHIQGGGVSFVAHKNGIPMGDIILGLSGEHNVLNALAACAVADALGISFAVTKKALRVFRGAKRRLQYVGSIGDVQIYDDYGHHPNEIAATLRAVRNIFPGHRLIAIFQPHRYTRTAAMFGDFAKVLPLADEVFLLPIYPADEEQTDSVSSALIADAMEREGHVCHFCQNMKDVQKQITSLVRSGDVILTIGAGNVCLLGPRLLQALREGVFENAMVVGA
- a CDS encoding UDP-N-acetylglucosamine--N-acetylmuramyl-(pentapeptide) pyrophosphoryl-undecaprenol N-acetylglucosamine transferase produces the protein MTQHVKERMPFLLVSGGTGGHLWPAIAFGEWMERKCKGHQPVFLSGQRQLEREIFQACGVPYLSLNMVGSPLDFSATNLLQRWYALGGAIKTSIKLLKERHFGAVLLFGGYVSFPMLLASLLCRVPVAIHEQNAYAGKVTRLAAFFRVPVLSGWSSCSPLSRDFFTHVGIPVRRFRHLQNSEAWNTLVRGVVFREGPTILIFGGSLGSRKLEQVVRDIAQLPLFREWTFLFVTKGENLPRVAENCVFVSQRWDPSPFYSLATVAVVRGGASTLAEMKDQHIPCVVVPWEHASDAHQLWNARAFVDAGGGVLWRENESMAALVAALLHVVKMVHDRTRSFNDTTSSESETICEHLYEKVIALTMKGDVPNGRTRTHAQEPS
- a CDS encoding FtsW/RodA/SpoVE family cell cycle protein yields the protein MDTQVFSAQQNEGVIEKLREPLLWLIPMLLCGIGIVMIASSSSGAAIDVYGSPYALGAKQVVWLFIALGAMVCGYAIPIGFWYRTSGLLWILALVLALLTLFTPFGATVGGARRWFRLGSLPIQTSELLAFTLVIHVAKKITGEGQERSEAFRRCMGVVLLTLPLVLLQPDMGGTLLLLVLAMGLFVEAWGWLYPLCTGALSLLAVAPLILFKEYRMRRILALVDPWSDPLNTGFQVIQGLIAFANGNLWGLGVGHGLQKLQYLPAAHTDFIFAAIGEELGLFGTLFVLFLFFLWIWRAWSVYILFPRGFERSLLWGMVLSIVLPLLINVGGVTKVIPLTGIPLPFVSYGGSALVMAWMRTGIILRLARESRS
- the murD gene encoding UDP-N-acetylmuramoyl-L-alanine--D-glutamate ligase, giving the protein MAVLERFAGKRITVLGAGVSGVSLACFARRKGAQVFVTEQKTLSESTKALFFREGISWEEGHSERACACDELLLSSGVSPKAPLVEHALSLNIRVTGELDAVAPFLRGRLVAITGSNGKSTTVSLLGHLLRGVGRNVVVAGNIGLPLGDIADVEYDDVVMELSSFQLHWTKNIAVHLGIITNLDPDHLDWHGSFEKYVQAKFRLFDLLTDGGALIGQERERVLYRTHERMPTVPFAWEDSKELERVVFFEKESCFLRQGDERMFLFDRRIVPIPGKHNAENAAMAMAAAVLLGECPECLTEGLKTFRSLPHRCEIIATIDGVEYVDDSKGTNVAATVTALTSLEKPKIVILGGQGKGESYGGLAEAVRDHAERAVVMGSEREHICRALDEVGYDKYERAADMEAALMISRSLARPGMMVLLSPACTSWDAYSNYKERGEHFRRIVQGFQART